A single genomic interval of Streptococcus suis harbors:
- a CDS encoding IS110 family transposase, translating to MFHFTTLFIGMDVHKESFSLCYYDMMANQFKHSTKVGPNVSYIVNYVNELRRLYGQDAEVLCGYEAGCLGFTLYHQLQAHGIPCIVMAPTTVMKEGSKRVKTDKKDAAQLAKALAFRSYRPVHIPTVEDEQVKEYIRMRTDHKVALKKIKQQILAFCLRHDFRYTEGSSNWTQKHVRWLRSLKPEGLYAEILTEYLLTYEKLVDQIERYDARIEQLGQSDSYQEKVSRLSCFIGIKTLTALSIVTEIGDFNRFATAQHFASYLGLTPSENSSGDKERRGAITKAGNSHVRRLLIEAAQSLAKGTIGYKSKELKRRQSGNRVEVIAYADKANERLRRRYRTLVLGKNKKQNVAKTAIARELSGFIWGMMTGRIA from the coding sequence ATGTTTCATTTTACCACACTTTTCATCGGAATGGATGTTCACAAAGAAAGTTTTTCACTCTGCTATTATGATATGATGGCGAATCAATTCAAACATAGCACTAAAGTTGGTCCAAATGTTAGCTATATTGTGAACTATGTGAATGAGCTTCGTCGTTTATATGGTCAAGATGCAGAAGTGTTATGTGGCTACGAAGCCGGATGTCTTGGATTTACCCTATATCACCAGCTACAAGCTCACGGGATTCCCTGTATCGTGATGGCGCCTACAACGGTGATGAAGGAAGGATCTAAGCGTGTTAAGACTGATAAAAAAGATGCAGCTCAGCTCGCAAAAGCTCTGGCCTTTCGTAGCTATCGGCCTGTTCATATTCCTACTGTTGAGGATGAACAAGTCAAAGAATATATCCGCATGAGAACAGACCACAAAGTGGCTCTGAAGAAAATCAAACAACAAATTCTTGCCTTCTGTCTCCGACATGATTTTCGCTATACCGAGGGAAGCAGTAATTGGACACAGAAACATGTTCGCTGGCTCCGTTCCCTAAAACCTGAGGGACTTTACGCAGAGATTTTGACAGAATATCTATTGACCTATGAGAAATTAGTAGATCAAATAGAACGGTATGATGCACGAATTGAGCAACTGGGTCAAAGCGACAGTTATCAAGAGAAGGTCTCACGGCTTTCTTGCTTTATTGGCATTAAAACACTAACTGCTCTTTCCATTGTGACAGAAATCGGTGATTTTAATCGCTTTGCGACAGCTCAACATTTTGCTTCTTATCTTGGGCTAACTCCTAGCGAAAATTCTAGCGGCGACAAGGAGAGAAGAGGTGCTATCACCAAAGCTGGGAATAGCCATGTGAGACGACTTCTGATAGAAGCTGCACAATCATTGGCTAAGGGGACGATTGGGTATAAATCCAAAGAATTGAAAAGGAGACAAAGTGGAAACCGAGTGGAGGTGATTGCTTATGCGGATAAGGCTAATGAACGCTTAAGAAGACGTTATCGCACACTTGTTCTAGGAAAAAATAAGAAACAAAATGTTGCTAAAACAGCTATTGCACGAGAATTGTCTGGTTTTATTTGGGGGATGATGACAGGAAGAATAGCTTGA
- a CDS encoding LCP family protein, which yields MTIGKKIFLMSLAIVGLTLGAGLIYGASLLNFSTGTISKTYKQLDGEEEITPIDATEPLTILLMGVDMDQATRGGDWEGGRSDSMILVTVNPKTKETNMMSLTRDIMVEIAEANGESSGTVEKLNHSYSYGQAPMAIATIEKMMDITIDRYIEINMDGLVELVDAVGGIEVNNTLGFPISISEHEPAYTSIVQPGKQLVNGDQALVYARMRYDDPEGDIGRQRRQREVITAIIKKLLQLDGLTQYKKILTAISNNMRTNIEISPATIPSLLGYKDSVSKLNSYQLRGVDQMVDEIYYQLPTSEHLLEMQNILKKSIGLEEKTDLVTNVKVYEGQMGLPSPINVYDVYTNLLLLEASPWAESLDPEIGSPSATTTVTTEEQVTDFSTEPVLGDENGSQ from the coding sequence ATGACAATTGGAAAAAAAATATTCTTAATGTCTTTGGCTATTGTTGGTTTAACACTAGGTGCCGGCTTAATATACGGGGCCAGCTTGTTAAATTTTTCTACAGGTACTATTTCAAAAACCTATAAGCAGCTAGATGGAGAGGAAGAAATCACTCCTATTGATGCGACAGAGCCCCTAACTATCCTACTGATGGGGGTGGATATGGACCAAGCGACCCGCGGGGGAGATTGGGAGGGTGGCCGTAGTGATTCGATGATTTTGGTAACTGTTAATCCCAAGACTAAGGAAACCAATATGATGAGCTTGACTCGTGATATTATGGTTGAAATTGCAGAAGCGAACGGGGAGTCTTCAGGAACGGTTGAAAAACTAAATCATTCTTATAGCTACGGACAGGCACCGATGGCCATTGCCACGATCGAAAAGATGATGGATATTACCATTGACCGCTATATCGAAATAAATATGGATGGTCTGGTTGAGCTTGTTGATGCGGTTGGAGGTATTGAGGTAAACAATACTCTTGGCTTCCCTATATCCATTTCAGAACATGAGCCTGCCTACACCTCTATTGTCCAGCCGGGGAAACAGTTGGTAAATGGGGATCAGGCGCTGGTTTATGCTCGGATGCGTTATGATGATCCTGAGGGGGATATCGGACGTCAGAGACGCCAACGAGAAGTTATCACGGCTATTATAAAAAAACTCCTCCAGTTAGATGGTTTGACCCAGTATAAGAAGATTCTGACTGCCATCTCCAATAATATGCGAACCAACATTGAGATTAGTCCTGCGACAATTCCAAGCCTCCTGGGTTATAAAGACTCGGTCTCTAAGTTGAATTCCTATCAGTTGCGCGGTGTGGACCAAATGGTTGATGAAATCTATTATCAATTACCAACCAGTGAACATCTATTGGAAATGCAAAATATTCTGAAAAAATCTATCGGCTTAGAAGAAAAGACCGACTTAGTCACAAATGTGAAGGTCTACGAAGGACAGATGGGATTGCCAAGTCCAATAAACGTTTATGATGTATATACAAATCTCTTGCTGTTAGAAGCAAGTCCATGGGCAGAAAGCTTGGATCCAGAAATAGGGAGTCCATCGGCTACTACGACTGTGACAACAGAAGAGCAGGTAACCGATTTTTCAACAGAGCCAGTACTTGGTGATGAAAACGGGTCGCAATAA
- a CDS encoding GNAT family N-acetyltransferase, with amino-acid sequence MSEKEVYFSEAEPADAAAFIDFMNQVARETDYLVMDETGFRFSVDEMETIFEAGIENPRELCLLAKVGSEVVGAISVKSSKQFRISHIGNIFIAVKKAYWGHGLGTILLEEVLHWAEEMDVLKRLELTVQVRNQAAVHLYQKLGFNIEGTQIRGARTDEGEWLVLYYMGKLIGEV; translated from the coding sequence ATGTCTGAAAAAGAAGTGTATTTTAGTGAAGCTGAACCAGCTGATGCAGCAGCTTTTATTGATTTTATGAATCAAGTTGCTAGAGAAACGGATTATCTGGTCATGGATGAGACTGGTTTTCGATTTAGTGTTGATGAAATGGAGACCATCTTCGAAGCAGGAATTGAAAATCCTCGTGAATTGTGCCTGTTGGCTAAGGTTGGTTCGGAAGTCGTCGGCGCAATTTCTGTTAAGTCCTCTAAGCAGTTTCGCATTAGCCATATCGGAAATATTTTTATTGCAGTAAAAAAAGCCTACTGGGGTCACGGTCTAGGGACGATTTTACTGGAGGAAGTATTACATTGGGCAGAGGAAATGGATGTATTGAAGCGTTTGGAATTAACGGTTCAGGTTCGCAATCAGGCGGCAGTACATTTATACCAAAAACTAGGATTCAACATTGAAGGAACCCAGATACGTGGGGCTAGAACAGATGAAGGAGAATGGCTTGTTCTTTATTATATGGGCAAGTTAATTGGTGAAGTATGA
- the tsaE gene encoding tRNA (adenosine(37)-N6)-threonylcarbamoyltransferase complex ATPase subunit type 1 TsaE gives MYSQNENELIAIGERIGKACKPNQVLVLSGDLGAGKTTLTKGLAKGLKIEQMIKSPTYTIVREYEGTMPLYHLDVYRIGDDPDSIDLDDFLYGGGLTVIEWGELLDVSLFDDYLLIRIEKEGDGRRLTVESYGAQSSDLAKEFQNV, from the coding sequence ATGTATAGTCAGAATGAAAATGAATTGATTGCCATTGGTGAGAGAATTGGAAAAGCCTGTAAGCCAAATCAAGTTCTAGTATTATCAGGGGATTTGGGTGCTGGGAAAACAACTCTGACCAAGGGTTTGGCCAAGGGGTTAAAAATTGAACAGATGATTAAGAGTCCTACTTATACGATCGTTCGAGAGTATGAGGGGACCATGCCACTCTATCACTTAGATGTTTATCGAATTGGAGATGACCCTGACTCGATTGATTTGGATGATTTTCTCTATGGAGGAGGTCTAACGGTTATCGAGTGGGGAGAATTACTGGATGTCAGTCTATTTGATGACTATTTGCTCATTCGTATAGAGAAAGAGGGAGATGGTCGACGATTGACAGTCGAATCTTATGGAGCTCAAAGTAGTGATTTAGCGAAGGAGTTCCAAAATGTCTGA
- a CDS encoding DAK2 domain-containing protein, whose amino-acid sequence MSKITTSLFQEMVQAASTRLNKQAEYVNSLNVFPVPDGDTGTNMGMTITNGAKEVADKSASTVGEVAQILSKGLLMGARGNSGVITSQLFRGFGQSVKGKVELDGKDLAQAFQHGVEVAYKAVMKPVEGTILTVSRGAATAALKKAEETDDAVEVMRATLDGANRALKKTPEMLPVLKEVGVVDSGGQGLVYIYEGFLSALTGEYIASEDFEATPAVMSEMINAEHHKSVAGHVATEDITFGYCTEIMVALRQGPTYVKDFDYEEFRNYLNDLGDSLLVVNDDEIVKVHVHTEDPGLVMQAGLQYGSLVKVKVDNMREQHEAQVEKEESFQKPAEQKEYAIIAVAAGEGLTEIFKSQGVDYVISGGQTMNPSTEDFVNAIELVNARNVILLPNNKNILMAAQTAAEVAEVAVKVVETKTLPQGFTSLLAFDPSRDLESNFEAMTASLAEVKSGSVTTAVRDTTIDGLEIHENDNLGMVDGKIVVSNPDMMETLVATFEKMLDEDSEIVTIYIGEDGNEELAQTLAEQLEEQFEDVEVEIHQGNQPVYPYLFSVE is encoded by the coding sequence GTGTCTAAAATTACAACTAGTTTATTTCAAGAAATGGTGCAAGCAGCATCAACTCGTCTGAATAAACAAGCCGAATATGTGAACTCACTAAATGTTTTCCCTGTTCCAGATGGGGATACTGGTACCAATATGGGGATGACTATTACTAATGGTGCTAAAGAAGTAGCAGATAAGTCTGCTTCTACTGTTGGAGAAGTTGCGCAAATTCTTTCTAAGGGCTTGTTGATGGGAGCTCGTGGAAACTCAGGTGTTATTACGTCGCAATTGTTCCGTGGTTTTGGTCAATCTGTTAAAGGCAAGGTTGAATTGGACGGTAAGGATTTGGCGCAAGCCTTTCAACATGGTGTAGAAGTGGCTTATAAAGCCGTTATGAAGCCAGTTGAAGGTACAATTCTTACTGTTTCGCGTGGGGCAGCCACTGCCGCTTTGAAAAAGGCAGAAGAGACTGATGATGCGGTTGAGGTCATGCGTGCCACTCTTGACGGTGCTAATCGTGCTCTTAAGAAAACGCCAGAGATGCTTCCAGTATTGAAGGAAGTTGGTGTTGTCGATTCAGGTGGTCAAGGTCTGGTCTATATCTACGAAGGCTTCTTGTCAGCTTTGACAGGCGAGTACATTGCTTCGGAAGATTTTGAGGCGACACCTGCTGTTATGTCTGAAATGATCAATGCTGAGCACCACAAGTCAGTTGCAGGTCATGTAGCGACGGAAGATATTACCTTTGGTTACTGTACAGAAATCATGGTAGCTCTTCGCCAGGGTCCTACTTATGTCAAGGACTTTGATTATGAAGAATTCCGTAACTACCTAAACGACCTTGGAGATTCCCTCCTAGTTGTCAACGATGATGAAATCGTTAAAGTCCACGTCCATACAGAAGATCCAGGCTTGGTCATGCAGGCAGGTCTTCAATACGGTAGCTTGGTCAAGGTAAAAGTGGACAATATGCGTGAGCAACATGAAGCTCAGGTTGAGAAAGAAGAAAGTTTCCAAAAACCGGCTGAACAAAAAGAGTATGCTATTATTGCGGTAGCTGCTGGGGAAGGTTTGACAGAAATCTTCAAATCACAAGGTGTTGACTATGTGATTTCAGGTGGTCAGACCATGAACCCATCAACAGAAGATTTTGTCAATGCTATTGAATTGGTCAATGCCCGCAATGTCATCTTGTTGCCAAACAACAAAAATATCTTGATGGCTGCTCAGACGGCTGCTGAGGTTGCAGAAGTTGCGGTTAAGGTTGTGGAAACTAAGACCCTACCACAAGGTTTTACTAGCTTGCTTGCTTTTGATCCAAGTCGTGATTTGGAAAGCAACTTTGAAGCGATGACGGCATCTCTCGCAGAGGTGAAAAGTGGTAGCGTGACAACTGCAGTCCGCGATACAACCATTGACGGTCTTGAAATCCATGAGAATGACAACCTTGGTATGGTTGATGGCAAGATTGTGGTTTCTAATCCAGATATGATGGAAACACTTGTCGCTACATTTGAGAAAATGCTCGATGAAGATAGTGAAATCGTAACGATCTATATCGGTGAAGATGGTAATGAGGAACTCGCTCAAACTCTTGCTGAACAGCTAGAAGAACAATTTGAAGATGTTGAGGTCGAAATCCATCAAGGAAATCAACCAGTCTACCCATATCTTTTCAGCGTAGAATAA
- a CDS encoding Asp23/Gls24 family envelope stress response protein: protein MTVKINTKDGQIELTDDVIATVVGGATTEIFGVVGMASKSAIKDNFQALLRKENYSKGVVIKTLEDGRIAVDVYTVMSYGVKISEVSRNIQERVKFNLENQLGISVDAVNVFIQNIKVVGE, encoded by the coding sequence ATGACTGTTAAAATCAATACTAAAGACGGCCAAATTGAATTGACTGATGACGTGATTGCCACAGTTGTTGGCGGTGCTACGACTGAGATTTTCGGTGTTGTTGGGATGGCTAGTAAGTCTGCGATCAAGGATAATTTTCAAGCACTTTTGAGAAAAGAAAATTATTCTAAAGGTGTTGTGATTAAGACCTTGGAAGATGGTCGCATTGCAGTCGATGTTTATACTGTGATGAGCTACGGTGTAAAAATCAGTGAAGTATCTCGCAACATCCAAGAACGCGTTAAGTTCAACTTGGAAAATCAACTAGGTATCTCTGTAGATGCCGTCAATGTCTTTATCCAAAATATCAAAGTCGTAGGAGAATAA